Below is a genomic region from Erythrobacter aureus.
TTCCATGCTCTTGCCAGGCAGGGTGCTGATGTTCTGGTCGGGCGGCGTGCGACGCGAAGTGTCGCCCCAGAGCGAGAAACGGATGATGTCAGCGAGGCCGTGGATTTCCAGAGCCATCGAGTGCATCTCGGATTCTGCAACCAGGACGAACCGGTAGGCGTCTTCGTCATTGTCGAAGCGGCCGGTTTCGTCGCAGGCTTCAATTCCCGTCGTCAGGAAGTCTTCCGGACGGGTCGGGTTGCCGGGGATATTGAAGAGCGCCCACCCCTCCCCTTCGGGCTGTTCGAATTCTGCAATGCGCAAGACCGCGGTCTTGAATGCGGCTTCAGCGCGCATGAGGTCGCGGCGCATCGGGATGTTGTCGGGGTTGGTGTCGCTCACAGCTTTTCCTCTTTCGTCAGGCGTTGCACAGCTCGGCAGAAAGGGAAGCACTCCCCTCCCCTTCGGCTGGTTCGTGTTTGGCGATGATCTTCGCGTTGCGAGGGTCGAAGACGATCCAGCTCTCAGAGGCCTCTGGAAGGGCCTTCTGGAAGTTCGCGTCGCTAAGGCGATCGATATTGGCGTACTTGGCGCGGGCGCGCTCGAACGCGGACTGAGGGATACCCTCGTAGCGGTTGAGGTAGCGCACGCCGTCCCAGCCCTGCTTCTGCAGGCGCTTGAGCTGGCGCTCGTCCCATCCGCCGGTGTCCTTCATGGTCTTGGGATCGGCAACGAGAAGTTCGACTTCGAGGAGGTGGCCACCAGGAGGGCAGCGCATTTCGGCCTGCGCCCGCGAGCCAAAGTGGCTGAAGGGGGCGAAAGTGTCGAAGTCGGCAGCAGTGGCGTGCCAGACGCGGATACGCGGCATATCAAGCTCTCTGATGGTTGGCCCAAGCGCATCGTCTGATGCGCGTTTCCTCACTCTTGCGAGGACATCATAGGATGATCGAAGACATCCCGTGGCCTTGGAGCTTGAAAAGAAAATGCGACCGAGCCGAAGCCCGGTCGCATTCAAACGATCTCGTTATGGATCGGCGGCCGCAGAGGCCGACTTCGGATTAGCCGTTCAGCTTGTCCTTGACGGCCTTGGCCGGCGTGAAGGTGATCTTGCGCTGTGCAGCGATGGTCATCGGCTCGCCGGTCGACGGGTTGCGGCCCTGGCGTTCCTTGGTTTCCTTGAGCGCGAATTTGCCGACGCCGCTGAGCTGGACATCGTCGCCCTTGTTCACGCTGTCGACGATCGCGTCGAACGTGGTGTCGAGAATGGCGCGGGCGTCGGTCTTGCTGAGGCCATGCTTTTCGGCGAGTGTGTCGACGAGTGCTGCGGTGTTCATTGCGTGTAAGCTTCCTTGTAATTGCTTAGCGTTGGAACACTCTTCATAGGAAGGACGCAGACCAATGTGAATCCCGAATGCAGGAAAAAGTCCCTAAAATGGGGCTTTTTAGCCTGATTTGGCGATGGGCGGAGTCAGAAGCTCGGCTTATCGGTGGATTCAGCCTTTCGACAGGAGCCGCGGGCGTATGTCGTGGGGCCGGCTTCCGGGCCGAAAACATCGGTCTTCATGTAGATCGCGCGGGTGACCCGGTCGATAACGTAGGTCTCGTTGTAGGTCTTGCCGTCGTATTCGCGACCATGGTTCTCGAAGCGGATCTCGAACTTGCTCGAGAGGAGCTTGCAGGCGCCGTCCTTGTGGCAGAGAGGCCGGAAGTCCTCAGCGCCGGACTGCTTCAGGCTCATGGTCTGCTCGTCGATGTCGATGCGGTAGAAGCCGTCGTAGTTCAGCTTTGCTTCAAACTCGCTTCCGTCATCGTCGCTGACGAGCTTAACCGGCTTTGCGCTCTCCATCGTGCAGTAGAGGAGAATGTCCGAGGTCACTTCCTGTTCGGCATCCCGTTCTTCGAAGATGCAGGCAGAAGACGTCGATAGGAGCGCAAGAGCTGCGGAGACCTTCAGGATGTTAGGCAATGGAAATCCCCCTGTAGAAGCGACTGGAGCATGGCGTGATCACAGATGCGTGTCGAGGCCGGTCATCTCGGTGAAGACGCGCTGTAGGTCTTCGGCATAAACGCCTTCGCGGGTGTCGATGACCTTGACCTCGAAGTTGCGTATCTTGAGCAGCTCGAGCCGGTAGGTGTCGGTGACATCGAGGTAAATCCTCATGCCGGATGCGCGGTTCTTCGTGATGCTGGCTTTCAACCGGAAGCTGAGCATCTGCTCATCGCCGGCAAAGCTGGCAGCACCCGTCATGGCCTTGAAGCGTTCGCCGCCAAGCTGCTGCAGTATGAGTGTGGGGACCGTGAGGTCGGTTTTCGGCTGGCTTGCCATGTAGCCTCCTGGCTATCGACGGATTGGGAAGACTGGGCGGGTCAGGCCGGTTCGCGGTTGCCGGTGACGAAGTCTGCGAAATTCATGCCGCGGTCGTAGGCCTCGTTCCAGTCGGCATTGGTCGGATGGGTGCGGCCGCCGCAGCCGTCGAGGTTCTCGATGAAACCCTGAACGAAGGCGAAGAGGAGCGTGTTGCGGATCTTGCGAAGCATGGGAGTATCCTTGAGAGAGAGGAAGGTCGGGCGGCTGGCGCGTCAGTGGCCGCGTACGCTGGCGGGCGTGGGCGTGCGGACGGGCTCGGCGTCTTCATCGTCGTCATGCAGCTTCACAGCTTCATGAAGGTCCTGGAAGGCCTTGACGGTTAGCTGTCCGTTCTGGCCGAGAGGATGGGCGAGCAATGCGCGGGCAGCATTGAGGAGAGCTTCGTGCTCAGGCGCGCGGCCCTCCTCCTCCCACGAGCAGT
It encodes:
- a CDS encoding HU family DNA-binding protein; the encoded protein is MNTAALVDTLAEKHGLSKTDARAILDTTFDAIVDSVNKGDDVQLSGVGKFALKETKERQGRNPSTGEPMTIAAQRKITFTPAKAVKDKLNG